One window of Robiginitalea biformata HTCC2501 genomic DNA carries:
- a CDS encoding UDP-N-acetylmuramoyl-L-alanyl-D-glutamate--2,6-diaminopimelate ligase, with protein MKQLKDLLFGVSLHAVSGSTAVGIESIRFDSRETGASDAFVAIRGTEADGHRFIDGAVKNGVRAVICEELPQDLADGVTYVEVADTQLALAVMASNYYGNPSANLRLVGVTGTNGKTTVSTLLYQLFKKAGYKVGLISTIKIMVDDQEFPTRLTTPDSLTINKYLSRMNEAGVEFCFMEVSSHGIAQRRTEGLVFEGGIFTNLSHDHLDYHKDFADYRDTKKKLFDGLPKSAFALTNADDKNGLFMIQNTRARKLTYALRSYADFRAQILEQQLDGQLLKIQDNEVWTKLIGQFNAYNLLAIYATASLLGLGQLEILQLLSGLQTVDGRFQYFVSKQRITAIVDYAHTPDALKNVLVTINALRTGNESVITVVGCGGERDKSKRPVMGHIASDMSETAIFTSDNPRREPPRDIIAEMEAGVEPQNVRKVLVIEDREQAIRTACKMAGGGDIILIAGKGHETYQEIAGVRRDFDDYKLVSEVLERLASEV; from the coding sequence ATGAAACAACTCAAGGACTTGTTGTTCGGGGTATCCCTCCACGCAGTCAGCGGCAGTACCGCTGTGGGCATTGAATCGATCCGTTTCGATTCCCGGGAAACCGGCGCGTCCGATGCGTTTGTGGCAATCCGGGGAACGGAGGCCGACGGCCACCGGTTTATCGACGGGGCGGTGAAAAACGGGGTGCGCGCCGTGATTTGCGAGGAACTCCCCCAGGATCTGGCGGACGGGGTGACCTACGTGGAAGTCGCGGATACGCAACTGGCCCTGGCGGTGATGGCCTCGAACTATTATGGGAACCCGTCTGCCAACCTGCGGTTGGTGGGGGTTACCGGGACCAACGGGAAGACCACAGTGAGTACGTTGCTCTACCAGCTTTTTAAGAAGGCGGGATACAAGGTGGGGCTGATCTCGACGATCAAAATCATGGTGGACGACCAGGAATTCCCCACCCGGCTGACCACTCCGGATTCCCTGACGATCAATAAATACCTGTCCCGGATGAATGAGGCGGGTGTGGAATTCTGTTTTATGGAGGTCAGTTCCCACGGCATTGCCCAGCGCAGGACAGAGGGCCTGGTTTTTGAAGGGGGCATCTTCACAAACCTTTCCCACGACCACCTGGACTACCACAAGGATTTTGCCGATTACCGGGATACCAAGAAAAAACTGTTCGACGGCCTGCCCAAAAGCGCATTTGCGCTGACCAATGCCGACGACAAGAACGGCCTGTTCATGATCCAGAACACCCGGGCGCGCAAGCTCACCTACGCGCTTCGCTCCTATGCGGACTTCCGCGCGCAGATTCTGGAACAGCAGCTGGACGGGCAACTGCTCAAGATCCAGGACAACGAGGTCTGGACCAAGCTCATCGGGCAGTTCAACGCATACAATTTACTGGCGATCTACGCGACCGCCAGCCTGCTCGGGCTCGGACAGCTCGAGATATTACAATTACTCAGCGGCCTGCAAACAGTTGACGGCCGCTTCCAATATTTTGTGTCGAAGCAGCGCATAACGGCTATTGTTGATTATGCCCATACTCCGGACGCCTTAAAAAATGTGTTGGTAACAATCAATGCATTGAGGACTGGAAATGAAAGCGTCATCACCGTAGTGGGGTGTGGTGGTGAACGTGACAAGTCTAAGCGTCCGGTTATGGGTCATATCGCATCCGATATGAGTGAAACGGCCATATTCACATCAGACAACCCCCGCCGCGAACCCCCGCGGGACATCATCGCGGAAATGGAGGCCGGGGTGGAACCCCAGAATGTCCGGAAAGTCCTCGTAATCGAGGACCGGGAACAAGCCATCCGAACCGCCTGCAAGATGGCCGGAGGAGGCGACATTATCCTGATTGCCGGAAAAGGGCACGAAACCTACCAGGAAATTGCCGGGGTCCGCAGGGATTTCGACGATTACAAACTGGTCAGCGAGGTGCTCGAGCGGCTGGCTTCGGAAGTATGA
- a CDS encoding penicillin-binding protein, with product MAITPKNILVRLYIVAGGLFLFAGAVVFKLVNIQTVDGDKYRELAMQRTEKLFTIAPNRGNLYSEDGSLLATSVSKYTIRFDAVTVSDADFSQGVGPLSRALSDLLGKPSAYYEQLLRKGRANKNRYLLVARNLDYSEYMAIREFPLFRKGPYKGGIIVEQRTVREHPLGKIAERSVGYERFDENGYATRVGLEGAFGGYLRGVEGKRLKQKIAKGQWKPIGLDNIIEPQDGYDVVSTIDINIQDIAHHALLRQLEHYKAEHGTVIVMETRTGEIKAISNLGRTSEGTYYERLNYAIGESHEPGSTFKLMSLVAALEDQVVDTSTVVDTGKGYWRIYDRVVRDSKHGGYGEISVGKAFEVSSNTAFAKIIHNGYKENPQRFVNRLMEMGLAQPLGMPIKGEGKPVLRNPGDKGWSGISLAWMSHGYEVSLTPLQTLAFYNAIANDGELLRPRLIKEVREWDRTVERFEKEVINPAICSRETVRKVQRLLKNVVSGEHGTGRSLYSPYLSLAGKTGTAQKNYAHKDPEKLAYISTFAGYFPADDPQYSCIVVIHEPDKSVGYYGADVSGPVFRSVAQKVIANKPREQYLAGIQIDPSGLEAEYEKYYETSRQAPETLPDLRGMSGMDAISILENLGVQVEVRGNGKVKRQSVSKGTKVREVKRIVLELS from the coding sequence GTGGCTATCACCCCGAAGAACATACTCGTACGCCTGTATATTGTCGCCGGAGGGCTGTTCCTCTTTGCCGGGGCGGTGGTGTTCAAGCTGGTCAACATCCAGACGGTGGACGGCGATAAGTACCGCGAGCTCGCCATGCAGCGGACCGAAAAGCTCTTTACCATTGCCCCAAACCGGGGCAACCTCTACTCCGAGGACGGGAGCCTGCTGGCCACTTCGGTTTCCAAATACACCATCCGATTCGATGCGGTGACCGTTTCCGATGCGGATTTTTCTCAAGGGGTGGGGCCGCTCTCCCGCGCCCTGTCCGACCTGCTCGGGAAACCTTCGGCTTATTACGAGCAGCTATTGCGCAAGGGCCGCGCCAACAAAAACCGGTACCTCCTGGTGGCCCGGAACCTGGATTACTCGGAATACATGGCGATCCGGGAATTTCCCTTGTTCCGCAAAGGCCCGTACAAGGGAGGGATCATCGTGGAGCAGCGTACCGTGCGGGAACACCCCCTAGGGAAAATCGCCGAACGCAGCGTCGGATACGAGCGCTTTGATGAAAACGGCTATGCCACCCGGGTGGGCCTGGAAGGCGCCTTCGGGGGCTACCTCCGGGGGGTTGAAGGCAAACGCCTCAAACAGAAAATTGCCAAGGGGCAGTGGAAGCCCATCGGCCTGGACAATATTATTGAGCCCCAGGACGGGTATGACGTGGTGTCTACCATCGACATCAATATACAGGACATCGCCCACCATGCCCTGTTGCGGCAACTGGAACACTACAAGGCGGAACACGGTACGGTAATCGTGATGGAAACCCGCACCGGGGAGATCAAGGCGATCAGCAACCTGGGGCGCACCTCCGAGGGGACGTACTACGAACGGCTGAATTACGCCATTGGCGAATCCCACGAGCCGGGTTCAACTTTTAAACTCATGTCGCTGGTGGCGGCCCTGGAGGACCAGGTGGTGGATACGAGTACCGTGGTGGATACCGGAAAGGGCTACTGGCGCATCTACGACCGCGTGGTCCGCGATTCGAAACACGGGGGCTATGGGGAAATATCCGTCGGGAAGGCATTTGAAGTATCCTCCAATACGGCTTTCGCCAAGATCATCCACAATGGATATAAGGAGAACCCGCAGCGGTTTGTTAACCGCCTGATGGAAATGGGGCTCGCCCAGCCGCTGGGCATGCCGATCAAGGGAGAGGGCAAACCCGTACTCCGGAACCCGGGGGATAAAGGGTGGTCGGGCATTTCCCTGGCCTGGATGTCCCACGGCTATGAAGTGTCCCTTACGCCCCTTCAGACGCTCGCCTTCTACAATGCGATCGCCAATGACGGGGAGCTGTTGCGTCCCCGGCTCATCAAGGAGGTTCGGGAATGGGACCGGACAGTGGAGCGGTTCGAAAAAGAGGTGATCAACCCGGCCATATGTTCCCGGGAAACGGTTCGGAAGGTACAACGGCTGCTGAAGAATGTGGTATCCGGGGAGCACGGAACGGGCCGCAGCCTGTATTCCCCTTACCTGTCGCTGGCAGGTAAAACAGGTACCGCCCAAAAGAATTACGCGCACAAGGACCCGGAAAAACTGGCGTATATCTCCACGTTTGCGGGTTATTTCCCTGCGGACGACCCCCAGTACTCCTGTATTGTGGTTATCCACGAACCCGACAAAAGCGTGGGCTACTACGGGGCGGACGTTTCGGGGCCGGTATTCCGGTCGGTGGCCCAGAAAGTTATCGCCAATAAACCCCGCGAGCAATACCTGGCCGGGATTCAAATTGACCCTTCCGGGTTGGAAGCGGAATACGAAAAATACTATGAAACCTCGCGCCAGGCGCCGGAAACGCTGCCGGACCTGCGGGGGATGAGCGGGATGGACGCAATATCCATCCTGGAAAACCTCGGGGTGCAGGTGGAAGTCCGTGGAAACGGCAAGGTAAAACGGCAATCGGTTTCCAAGGGAACCAAAGTCCGAGAAGTCAAACGAATTGTCCTGGAACTCTCATGA